The Parambassis ranga chromosome 1, fParRan2.1, whole genome shotgun sequence genome includes a region encoding these proteins:
- the myom2a gene encoding myomesin-2 isoform X3, translating to MASKVIPWYKKKHVSHVKTDYAYHHIKHVVKQETARKSSSKSVKQVQAEATEAMAEPAYTMPVFRQRTAEETEEYQRVSANVGKGLAVIQEELHRIRMATKAQVDSLAIKKEVRDMMTKRPDVLDDIAKIPDFLVALRPHTVWEKTPVKLFCTVQGNPRPIVKWYKGGVPVDPLSAPGKYKIENKYGVHSLIISRCVVSDTAEYSAVATNQHGTATSKATVTVKRAAGSSESCQLGLVPHLTEIHPSKLEVTLLDKFSVSFGVEGSSIKLKCTMVVVPDLPNIPPLAQWYRDDKLLKPGKLAEMSVGGGAASLTLPHLAKDDEGLYTLRIFTKDGTAEHSAYLFVSDAAPTSAGAPGAPISVKAYDINSDYVLVAWKPPNTVNEASITGYFVDRCEAGSDTWVQCNDAPVKICKYPVHGLSLGRSYHFRVRAVNSAGISRPSRKSDKVTAIDAAENERLQVIKIEGKYDIVIRDDELEGYVTIPGEPTDVHASEIFKSYVVLSWKPPSPRGRAPLWYIIEKCLAGTGAWQRINTAVKLQSPRYPVFDLQDGQKYQFRVYSVNMYGSSEASAPSEPIQKVDEYGVPSAPGQVVASRNTKTAVFVQWEAPTHLKNLMGYYIDGRIVGSKEWFPCNHKPFKHTRFVVHGLIPGETYVFRVQAVNVFGLSEESQESSPIAVEPALATPSAPYGITMLSCDGSSITLAWKSPKHCGGSKVNAYYVDKRDADSLVWKEVNLAPITERISTVENLTEGTFYEFKIQAANLAGVGVPSAPSTPMKCEAWTMEEPGPAYDLSFSEIRGQSLVILWKAPIYTGASAVTGYFVDMAKKGSSEFTTLNQEAVSHRYLQVTGLEEGETYVFRVRAENASGTGKPSQLSEPVCAKALPGTQEIVAGVDEETGDIFLSLEACEICETSKFVWSKNYKAIGDCPRVSVSTKGRTSRLTFNNPDKDDLGRFSVVVTDTDGVSGSHTLTEDALNTMLELSYAIRHPIVPLKHGLNYEILEKGHVRFWLQAVKLSPSVSYRFIVNDKEVTSGEGYKISHDVATGIIQLTVDHFTRANEGTYTVQIHDGKAKTQSSLVLVGDVFKAALKEAEFQRKEHIRKQGPHFSEYLYFTVSEDCTVMLACKVANVKKETTFHWYKEDDELVPDTPPNVMSGACALPIPLFSRKDQGVYKAVLSDDRGKDTSVFDISGQVFDDIINAIAQIAGASASELVLQCTPEGIRLQCYMNYYTEEMKTIWKHKDSKIASSEKMRIGGTAEMAWMQICDPSDKEKGHYCIEISDGVKTHTRTFDLSGQAYTDAYEEYLRLKAAAFAEKNRGRVVGGLPDVVTIMEAKSLSLTCTVWGEPTPEVTWFRNEQEVVSSEHIKVTFDGGKFASLVINKVTPEDSGKYSINVRNKYGGEFVEITVSVYKHGEQIPEPRLGQPKMATPAATPAATPAATPAATPVPPKSPAPPSKTPTPTPSKAQTPAPSLKSPTPASTPVPKSPTPTPKSPTPTPPRSVKSPTPPRFMKSPTPPRK from the exons ATGGCTTCCAAAGTCATACCATGGTATAAGAAGAAGCATGTGAGCCACGTCAAAACTGATTATGCTTATCATCACATTAAACATGTTGTCAAGCAGGAGACAGCAAG GAAATCAAGCTCTAAATCGGTGAAGCAGGTGCAGGCCGAGGCCACAGAGGCTATGGCAGAACCAGCCTATACCATGCCGGTGTTCCGGCAGAG GACTgctgaggagacagaggagtaCCAGAGAGTGTCCGCAAATGTTGGGAAAGGACTGGCTGTTATTCAGGAGGAGCTCCACAGGATTCGGATGGCCACTAAGGCCCAGGTGGATAGTCTTGCTATTAAGAAAGAA GTCAGGGACATGATGACAAAGAGGCCAGATGTGTTGGATGACATCGCCAAGATACCGGACTTTCTGGTGGCCCTGCGGCCTCACACTGTGTGGGAGAAGACTCCCGTCAAACTGTTCTGCACTGTGCAGGGAAACCCGAGGCCCATCGTCAAATG GTATAAAGGAGGAGTGCCAGTTGATCCACTGAGCGCCCCAGGAAAGTACAAGATTGAGAACAAGTATGGAGTCCACAGTTTGATTATTAGCAG GTGTGTTGTGAGTGACACTGCTGAGTACAGTGCTGTGGCAACCAACCAGCACGGCACGGCTACCAGCAAGGCCACCGTGACTGTGAAGA gagcagcaggatcttCAGAGTCCTGCCAACTTGGGCTAG TGCCCCATCTGACTGAGATCCATCCGAGTAAACTGGAAGTCACACTGCTCGACAAGTTCTCAGTGTCTTTTGGTGTGGAGGGCAGTTCCATCAAACTGAAGTGCACTATGGTGGTCGTCCCTGACCTCCCCAACATACCGCCCCTCGCCCAGTGGTACAGAGATG ATAAACTGCTGAAACCAGGCAAGCTGGCAGAGATGTCAGTGGGAGGAGGTGCAGCCAGCCTGACGCTGCCTCACCTGGCCAAGGATGACGAGGGCCTTTACACCCTCCGCATCTTTACTAAGGATGGTACCGCTGAGCACAGCGCCTACCTGTTCGTCTCTG ATGCTGCGCCCACTTCAGCTGGAGCCCCTGGCGCCCCAATAAGTGTAAAGGCTTATGACATCAACTCAGACTATGTCTTGGTTGCCTGGAAACCCCCCAACACTGTCAATGAGGCTTCAATAACTGGATACTTTGTGGATCG GTGTGAAGCTGGCAGCGACACCTGGGTCCAGTGCAATGATGCCCCAGTGAAGATTTGTAAATACCCAGTGCACGGCTTGAGCCTGGGTCGATCTTACCACTTCCGTGTCAGAGCTGTGAACAGCGCCGGCATCAGCAGGCCATCACGCAAGTCGGACAAGGTGACGGCCATTGATGCTGCTGAGAATGAGAGACTGCAAG TGATTAAAATCGAAGGAAAATACGACATAGTGATCAGAGACGATGAACTGGAAG GCTATGTAACTATCCCAGGCGAGCCCACAGATGTGCATGCATCTGAGATTTTCAAATCATATGTTGTGCTGAGCTGGAAGCCTCCCAGCCCTCGTGGACGAGCTCCGCTCTGGTACATCATTGAGAAG TGCTTAGCAGGCACTGGAGCATGGCAGCGGATCAACACAGCAGTCAAACTGCAATCCCCTCGTTACCCAGTTTTTGATTTACAAGATGGGCAAAAGTACCAGTTCCGAGTGTATTCAGTCAACATGTATGGCTCCAGCGAGGCCTCTGCGCCCTCTGAGCCCATCCAAAAGGTTGATGAATATG GCGTCCCCTCTGCTCCTGGTCAGGTTGTTGCTTCCAGGAATACCAAGACAGCTGTTTTTGTGCAGTGGGAAGCTCCCACACATCTGAAAAACCTCATGGGATATTACATTGATGGGCGCATCGTTGGATCCAAGGAGTGGTTCCCGTGCAACCACAAGCCTTTCAAACACACCAG ATTTGTGGTCCATGGCCTGATCCCAGGGGAGACCTATGTGTTCCGTGTTCAAGCTGTCAACGTCTTCGGCCTGAGCGAAGAGTCACAGGAGTCCTCTCCCATTGCTGTGGAGCCTGCCCTCG CCACTCCCAGCGCTCCATACGGCATCACCATGCTGAGCTGCGATGGCTCCTCCATAACCTTGGCCTGGAAGAGTCCCAAACACTGTGGAGGCTCTAAAGTCAACGCTTACTACGTCGACAAGCGTGATGCTGACTCTTTGGTCTGGAAGGAGGTTAACCTGGCCCCCATCACAGAAAGAATTAGCACT GTGGAGAACCTGACAGAAGGAACCTTTTACGAGTTCAAGATCCAGGCTGCTAACCTGGCTGGTGTTGGTGTACCATCAGCTCCCAGCActccaatgaaatgtgaagctTGGACCATGGAAGAGCCag GTCCAGCCTATGACCTGAGCTTCAGTGAGATCAGAGGTCAGTCTCTGGTCATCTTGTGGAAGGCTCCGATTTATACAGGAGCGAGTGCTGTCACTGGATACTTTGTGGACATGGCCAAGAAGGGCTCATCAGAGTTCACAACTCTGAATCAGGAAGCTGTGAGCCACCGTTACCTGCAG GTGACAGGCCTGGAGGAAGGTGAAACCTATGTGTTCAGAGTTCGTGCTGAAAATGCAAGTGGTACTGGAAAACCTTCCCAGCTGTCTGAGCCAGTGTGCGCCAAAGCTCTTCCAG GGACTCAGGAGATTGTTGCTGGTGTGGATGAGGAGACTGGAGACATCTTCCTGTCTCTCGAGGCATGTGAGATCTGCGAGACCTCCAAGTTTGTGTGGTCAAAGAACTACAAAGCCATTGGTGACTGCCCCAGGGTCTCTGTTTCAACAAAGGGCAGAAC CTCCAGGCTCACCTTCAACAACCCTGATAAGGATGATTTGGGCAGGTTCTCTGTGGTCGTCACTGACACAGATGGAGTCTCTGGCAGCCACACTCTGACTGAAGATG CCCTGAACACCATGCTGGAGCTCAGCTATGCCATCAGACATCCAA TCGTTCCTCTGAAACACGGTCTGAACTATGAGATCCTGGAGAAAGGACATGTGCGTTTCTGGCTGCAGGCCGTCAAACTGTCCCCGTCCGTGTCCTACAGGTTCATTGTTAACGACAAAGAAGTCACCAGTGGGGAG GGCTACAAGATCAGCCACGATGTAGCTACAGGAATCATCCAGTTGACGGTGGATCATTTCACCAGAGCCAACGAGGGCACATACACCGTCCAAATCCACGACGGCAAGGCCAAAACCCAGAGTTCCCTGGTCCTGGTGGGAGATG ttttCAAGGCTGCCCTGAAGGAGGCTGAATTTCAGAGGAAAGAACACATCAGGAAGCAAG GTCCACATTTCTCTGAATATCTGTATTTCACTGTCAGTGAGGATTGTACTGTCATGCTTGCCTGCAAG GTTGCTAATGTGAAAAAGGAGACCACTTTCCATTGGTACAAAGAGGATGATGAGCTTGTTCCAGATACTCCACCTAATGTCATGTCCGGAGCCTGCGCTCTGCCCATCCCTCTG TTCTCCAGAAAAGATCAGGGTGTTTACAAAGCTGTGCTCAGTGACGACAGAGGAAAGGACACATCTGTCTTTGACATTTCAGGCCAAG tgtttgatgacatcatcaatgcCATCGCTCAGATTGCTG GTGCCTCTGCCTCTGAGCTGGTGCTGCAGTGTACTCCTGAGGGCATCAGGCTGCAGTGCTACATGAACTACTACACAGAGGAGATGAAGACCATCTGGAAGCACAA GGACAGTAAGATTGCTTCCTCTGAGAAGATGAGGATTGGTGGCACAGCAGAGATGGCCTGGATGCAGATCTGCGATCCATCTGATAAGGAGAAAGGTCATTACTGCATCGAGATCTCAGATGGCGTGAAGACCCACACCCGCACATTTGACCTCTCTGGACAAG CATACACCGATGCCTATGAGGAGTACCTGAGACTAAA GGCAGCTGCATTTGCTGAGAAGA ACCGTGGCAGAGTGGTTGGCGGTCTGCCTGATGTGGTCACTATCATGGAGGCGAAG TCCCTGAGCCTGACCTGCACCGTGTGGGGAGAGCCGACCCCTGAGGTCACCTGGTTCAGGAATGAGCAAGAAGTCGTTTCCTCTGAACACATCAAGGTCACATTTGATGGTGGCAAGTTCGCCAGCCTCGTCATCAACAAAGTCACCCCCGAAGACTCCGGCAAGTACAGCATCAATGTACGGAACAAGTATGGTGGCGAGTTTGTGGAGATCACCGTCAGCGTCTACAAGCATGGAGAGCAGATCCCCGAACCCAGACTGGGACAGCCCAAAATGGCCACTCCTGCAGCCACTCCTGCAGCcacacctgcagccacaccCGCAGCCACGCCTGTGCCGCCAAAGTCCCCAGCTCCCCCCTCCAAGACaccaacccccaccccctccaagGCTCAGACTCCAGCGCCATCCCTGAAGAGCCCGACTCCAGCCTCTACCCCAGTGCCTAAATCTCCAACCCCAACCCCAAAGTCTCCAACCCCGACTCCACCTCGCAGCGTCAAATCTCCAACCCCACCCAGATTCATGAAGTCTCCAACCCCACCGAGGAAGTAA
- the myom2a gene encoding myomesin-2 isoform X1, with amino-acid sequence MASKVIPWYKKKHVSHVKTDYAYHHIKHVVKQETARKSSSKSVKQVQAEATEAMAEPAYTMPVFRQRTAEETEEYQRVSANVGKGLAVIQEELHRIRMATKAQVDSLAIKKEVRDMMTKRPDVLDDIAKIPDFLVALRPHTVWEKTPVKLFCTVQGNPRPIVKWYKGGVPVDPLSAPGKYKIENKYGVHSLIISRCVVSDTAEYSAVATNQHGTATSKATVTVKRAAGSSESCQLGLVPHLTEIHPSKLEVTLLDKFSVSFGVEGSSIKLKCTMVVVPDLPNIPPLAQWYRDDKLLKPGKLAEMSVGGGAASLTLPHLAKDDEGLYTLRIFTKDGTAEHSAYLFVSDAAPTSAGAPGAPISVKAYDINSDYVLVAWKPPNTVNEASITGYFVDRCEAGSDTWVQCNDAPVKICKYPVHGLSLGRSYHFRVRAVNSAGISRPSRKSDKVTAIDAAENERLQGTDEGVPSAPGQVVASRNTKTAVFVQWEAPTHLKNLMGYYIDGRIVGSKEWFPCNHKPFKHTRFVVHGLIPGETYVFRVQAVNVFGLSEESQESSPIAVEPALATPSAPYGITMLSCDGSSITLAWKSPKHCGGSKVNAYYVDKRDADSLVWKEVNLAPITERISTVENLTEGTFYEFKIQAANLAGVGVPSAPSTPMKCEAWTMEEPGPAYDLSFSEIRGQSLVILWKAPIYTGASAVTGYFVDMAKKGSSEFTTLNQEAVSHRYLQVTGLEEGETYVFRVRAENASGTGKPSQLSEPVCAKALPGTQEIVAGVDEETGDIFLSLEACEICETSKFVWSKNYKAIGDCPRVSVSTKGRTSRLTFNNPDKDDLGRFSVVVTDTDGVSGSHTLTEDALNTMLELSYAIRHPIVPLKHGLNYEILEKGHVRFWLQAVKLSPSVSYRFIVNDKEVTSGEGYKISHDVATGIIQLTVDHFTRANEGTYTVQIHDGKAKTQSSLVLVGDVFKAALKEAEFQRKEHIRKQGPHFSEYLYFTVSEDCTVMLACKVANVKKETTFHWYKEDDELVPDTPPNVMSGACALPIPLFSRKDQGVYKAVLSDDRGKDTSVFDISGQVFDDIINAIAQIAGASASELVLQCTPEGIRLQCYMNYYTEEMKTIWKHKDSKIASSEKMRIGGTAEMAWMQICDPSDKEKGHYCIEISDGVKTHTRTFDLSGQAYTDAYEEYLRLKAAAFAEKNRGRVVGGLPDVVTIMEAKSLSLTCTVWGEPTPEVTWFRNEQEVVSSEHIKVTFDGGKFASLVINKVTPEDSGKYSINVRNKYGGEFVEITVSVYKHGEQIPEPRLGQPKMATPAATPAATPAATPAATPVPPKSPAPPSKTPTPTPSKAQTPAPSLKSPTPASTPVPKSPTPTPKSPTPTPPRSVKSPTPPRFMKSPTPPRK; translated from the exons ATGGCTTCCAAAGTCATACCATGGTATAAGAAGAAGCATGTGAGCCACGTCAAAACTGATTATGCTTATCATCACATTAAACATGTTGTCAAGCAGGAGACAGCAAG GAAATCAAGCTCTAAATCGGTGAAGCAGGTGCAGGCCGAGGCCACAGAGGCTATGGCAGAACCAGCCTATACCATGCCGGTGTTCCGGCAGAG GACTgctgaggagacagaggagtaCCAGAGAGTGTCCGCAAATGTTGGGAAAGGACTGGCTGTTATTCAGGAGGAGCTCCACAGGATTCGGATGGCCACTAAGGCCCAGGTGGATAGTCTTGCTATTAAGAAAGAA GTCAGGGACATGATGACAAAGAGGCCAGATGTGTTGGATGACATCGCCAAGATACCGGACTTTCTGGTGGCCCTGCGGCCTCACACTGTGTGGGAGAAGACTCCCGTCAAACTGTTCTGCACTGTGCAGGGAAACCCGAGGCCCATCGTCAAATG GTATAAAGGAGGAGTGCCAGTTGATCCACTGAGCGCCCCAGGAAAGTACAAGATTGAGAACAAGTATGGAGTCCACAGTTTGATTATTAGCAG GTGTGTTGTGAGTGACACTGCTGAGTACAGTGCTGTGGCAACCAACCAGCACGGCACGGCTACCAGCAAGGCCACCGTGACTGTGAAGA gagcagcaggatcttCAGAGTCCTGCCAACTTGGGCTAG TGCCCCATCTGACTGAGATCCATCCGAGTAAACTGGAAGTCACACTGCTCGACAAGTTCTCAGTGTCTTTTGGTGTGGAGGGCAGTTCCATCAAACTGAAGTGCACTATGGTGGTCGTCCCTGACCTCCCCAACATACCGCCCCTCGCCCAGTGGTACAGAGATG ATAAACTGCTGAAACCAGGCAAGCTGGCAGAGATGTCAGTGGGAGGAGGTGCAGCCAGCCTGACGCTGCCTCACCTGGCCAAGGATGACGAGGGCCTTTACACCCTCCGCATCTTTACTAAGGATGGTACCGCTGAGCACAGCGCCTACCTGTTCGTCTCTG ATGCTGCGCCCACTTCAGCTGGAGCCCCTGGCGCCCCAATAAGTGTAAAGGCTTATGACATCAACTCAGACTATGTCTTGGTTGCCTGGAAACCCCCCAACACTGTCAATGAGGCTTCAATAACTGGATACTTTGTGGATCG GTGTGAAGCTGGCAGCGACACCTGGGTCCAGTGCAATGATGCCCCAGTGAAGATTTGTAAATACCCAGTGCACGGCTTGAGCCTGGGTCGATCTTACCACTTCCGTGTCAGAGCTGTGAACAGCGCCGGCATCAGCAGGCCATCACGCAAGTCGGACAAGGTGACGGCCATTGATGCTGCTGAGAATGAGAGACTGCAAGGTACCGATGAAG GCGTCCCCTCTGCTCCTGGTCAGGTTGTTGCTTCCAGGAATACCAAGACAGCTGTTTTTGTGCAGTGGGAAGCTCCCACACATCTGAAAAACCTCATGGGATATTACATTGATGGGCGCATCGTTGGATCCAAGGAGTGGTTCCCGTGCAACCACAAGCCTTTCAAACACACCAG ATTTGTGGTCCATGGCCTGATCCCAGGGGAGACCTATGTGTTCCGTGTTCAAGCTGTCAACGTCTTCGGCCTGAGCGAAGAGTCACAGGAGTCCTCTCCCATTGCTGTGGAGCCTGCCCTCG CCACTCCCAGCGCTCCATACGGCATCACCATGCTGAGCTGCGATGGCTCCTCCATAACCTTGGCCTGGAAGAGTCCCAAACACTGTGGAGGCTCTAAAGTCAACGCTTACTACGTCGACAAGCGTGATGCTGACTCTTTGGTCTGGAAGGAGGTTAACCTGGCCCCCATCACAGAAAGAATTAGCACT GTGGAGAACCTGACAGAAGGAACCTTTTACGAGTTCAAGATCCAGGCTGCTAACCTGGCTGGTGTTGGTGTACCATCAGCTCCCAGCActccaatgaaatgtgaagctTGGACCATGGAAGAGCCag GTCCAGCCTATGACCTGAGCTTCAGTGAGATCAGAGGTCAGTCTCTGGTCATCTTGTGGAAGGCTCCGATTTATACAGGAGCGAGTGCTGTCACTGGATACTTTGTGGACATGGCCAAGAAGGGCTCATCAGAGTTCACAACTCTGAATCAGGAAGCTGTGAGCCACCGTTACCTGCAG GTGACAGGCCTGGAGGAAGGTGAAACCTATGTGTTCAGAGTTCGTGCTGAAAATGCAAGTGGTACTGGAAAACCTTCCCAGCTGTCTGAGCCAGTGTGCGCCAAAGCTCTTCCAG GGACTCAGGAGATTGTTGCTGGTGTGGATGAGGAGACTGGAGACATCTTCCTGTCTCTCGAGGCATGTGAGATCTGCGAGACCTCCAAGTTTGTGTGGTCAAAGAACTACAAAGCCATTGGTGACTGCCCCAGGGTCTCTGTTTCAACAAAGGGCAGAAC CTCCAGGCTCACCTTCAACAACCCTGATAAGGATGATTTGGGCAGGTTCTCTGTGGTCGTCACTGACACAGATGGAGTCTCTGGCAGCCACACTCTGACTGAAGATG CCCTGAACACCATGCTGGAGCTCAGCTATGCCATCAGACATCCAA TCGTTCCTCTGAAACACGGTCTGAACTATGAGATCCTGGAGAAAGGACATGTGCGTTTCTGGCTGCAGGCCGTCAAACTGTCCCCGTCCGTGTCCTACAGGTTCATTGTTAACGACAAAGAAGTCACCAGTGGGGAG GGCTACAAGATCAGCCACGATGTAGCTACAGGAATCATCCAGTTGACGGTGGATCATTTCACCAGAGCCAACGAGGGCACATACACCGTCCAAATCCACGACGGCAAGGCCAAAACCCAGAGTTCCCTGGTCCTGGTGGGAGATG ttttCAAGGCTGCCCTGAAGGAGGCTGAATTTCAGAGGAAAGAACACATCAGGAAGCAAG GTCCACATTTCTCTGAATATCTGTATTTCACTGTCAGTGAGGATTGTACTGTCATGCTTGCCTGCAAG GTTGCTAATGTGAAAAAGGAGACCACTTTCCATTGGTACAAAGAGGATGATGAGCTTGTTCCAGATACTCCACCTAATGTCATGTCCGGAGCCTGCGCTCTGCCCATCCCTCTG TTCTCCAGAAAAGATCAGGGTGTTTACAAAGCTGTGCTCAGTGACGACAGAGGAAAGGACACATCTGTCTTTGACATTTCAGGCCAAG tgtttgatgacatcatcaatgcCATCGCTCAGATTGCTG GTGCCTCTGCCTCTGAGCTGGTGCTGCAGTGTACTCCTGAGGGCATCAGGCTGCAGTGCTACATGAACTACTACACAGAGGAGATGAAGACCATCTGGAAGCACAA GGACAGTAAGATTGCTTCCTCTGAGAAGATGAGGATTGGTGGCACAGCAGAGATGGCCTGGATGCAGATCTGCGATCCATCTGATAAGGAGAAAGGTCATTACTGCATCGAGATCTCAGATGGCGTGAAGACCCACACCCGCACATTTGACCTCTCTGGACAAG CATACACCGATGCCTATGAGGAGTACCTGAGACTAAA GGCAGCTGCATTTGCTGAGAAGA ACCGTGGCAGAGTGGTTGGCGGTCTGCCTGATGTGGTCACTATCATGGAGGCGAAG TCCCTGAGCCTGACCTGCACCGTGTGGGGAGAGCCGACCCCTGAGGTCACCTGGTTCAGGAATGAGCAAGAAGTCGTTTCCTCTGAACACATCAAGGTCACATTTGATGGTGGCAAGTTCGCCAGCCTCGTCATCAACAAAGTCACCCCCGAAGACTCCGGCAAGTACAGCATCAATGTACGGAACAAGTATGGTGGCGAGTTTGTGGAGATCACCGTCAGCGTCTACAAGCATGGAGAGCAGATCCCCGAACCCAGACTGGGACAGCCCAAAATGGCCACTCCTGCAGCCACTCCTGCAGCcacacctgcagccacaccCGCAGCCACGCCTGTGCCGCCAAAGTCCCCAGCTCCCCCCTCCAAGACaccaacccccaccccctccaagGCTCAGACTCCAGCGCCATCCCTGAAGAGCCCGACTCCAGCCTCTACCCCAGTGCCTAAATCTCCAACCCCAACCCCAAAGTCTCCAACCCCGACTCCACCTCGCAGCGTCAAATCTCCAACCCCACCCAGATTCATGAAGTCTCCAACCCCACCGAGGAAGTAA